The following proteins are co-located in the Rattus norvegicus strain BN/NHsdMcwi chromosome X, GRCr8, whole genome shotgun sequence genome:
- the Samt2l1 gene encoding uncharacterized protein Samt2l1 → MGCYTLKTKRFAGVKEWIFRVIGFLCSLLSSGFGIILASSRYWRLWEFDNKVVQLVYIGLWEAYYHWEFKFSGTETIILVHSPVNSTWTISPEFRCAQNLILMAMLIKPVVVIFSSAAIRVSIIEASVPEIQIVCYKCSVLILIISSLCTIISVTWNHVVDLYGKTTLDFPPNFPVKKEALIKKHSTYVFPIGLLTTILSLIGMIMFLLEIRSLKVQSNLNVQHASKQADDMSINESSVV, encoded by the exons ATGGGTTGCTATACCCTCAAAACCAAAAG ATTTGCAGGAGTGAAGGAGTGGATATTCAGAGTGATTGGCTTCCTTTGCAGTCTATTATCTTCAGGGTTTGGAATAATTCTTGCAAGCAGCAGATACTGGCGCCTCTGGGAATTCGACAATAAGGTTGTCCAGCTTGTTTACATTGGACTCTGGGAAGCATATTACCACTGGGAATTTAAATTCTCTGGTACTGAAACCATAATTCTGGTACACAGCCCTGTCAACTCGACCTGGACAATTTCACCTGAATTTCGATGTGCACAGAACCTGATATTAATGGCAATGCTGATAAAACCTGTTGTTGTGATTTTTAGCTCAGCAGCCATTAGGGTCAGCATAATCGAAGCCTCAGTCCCTGAGATTCAGATAGTGTGTTACAAGTGCTCTGTCTTAATTCTGATCATCAGTAGCCTTTGTACCATTATTTCTGTGACCTGGAACCATGTAGTAGATCTCTATGGCAAAACCACCCTTGACTTTCCACCAAACTTTCCAGTAAAGAAAGAAGCCCTGATAAAGAAACACAGCACTTATGTGTTTCCAATAGGTCTACTGACAACCATCCTGTCACTCATTGGCATGATTATGTTCCTCTTGGAGATCAGGTCATTGAAAGTTCAGAGTAACCTGAATGTCCAGCATGCTTCTAAACAGGCTGATGACATGTCCATAAATGAGAGTTCTGTTGTTTGA